The Primulina tabacum isolate GXHZ01 chromosome 7, ASM2559414v2, whole genome shotgun sequence genome includes a window with the following:
- the LOC142550521 gene encoding uncharacterized protein LOC142550521 — protein sequence MNRNEREEEHHEDPRIEEPRRIPMLEYAQASLDGARPSIVRPTVRANQFEIKPAIFQMIQNTVQFGGNALDDPNTHIADFLEIYDTFKFNGVSDDAVRLRLIPFSLHDKAKSWLYCLPVGSITTWEDMAKAFLLKYFPPSKTMKLRADITTFSQFEQESLYEAWERYKDLLLRCPHHELPHGLVVQIFYYGLISSNRTMIDAAACGNLLRKTAEDGYELLEELAASSYHPQSERNTQRRNAGVHQVTDFLAVTAQLEALNRKIDSMNINGTAMRLQEIFCKKCGGEHYVKDCQDSGPFYVNEEVPVNQVGVHNRPRNDPYSNTYNPGWRQHPNFSWGGQNSQNRPQGGQSYGKQPMYRSDPPREEKSNLEQMMSKFISSTETRLQNKDASIKGLENQIGQLAKMIASKSSNSTPAPTAQPKIVIPPPFPAALKKAKLDAQFDNKRKLEDHRTVKSTENCSALVQNQIPPKLKDPGSFSIPCMIGGDVFPKALCDLSASINLMPLYVFRKLGLGEPKPTQMSLQLADGSVKHPRGVKEDVLVKVGKFTFSTDFVDAMKDPMEATLTTELKEDELDEEKSARVAYVMPTINGRSQKG from the exons ATGAACAGGAACGAACGTGAGGAGGAGCATCACGAAGATCCAAGGATCGAAGAGCCAAGGCGCATACCCATGCTTGAGTATGCGCAAGCATcgcttgatggagcacgtccaagcatagTGCGACCAACTGTCAGGGCAAaccagtttgagatcaagccagcAATATTTCAAATGATccagaacactgtccaattcGGGGGAAATGCGCTAGATGATCCAAACACTCACATCGCCGACTTCTTAGAAATTtacgatacttttaaatttaatggagtttcagATGATGCTGTTAGACTACGTTTGATTCCGTTCTCTTTGCATGATaaagctaaatcttggttgtattgtttgcctgtaggttcaATCACAACTTGGGAGGATATGGCCAAGGCATTCCTCTTGAAGTACTTTCCTCCATCAAAAACCATGAAGCTGCGAGCGGACATAACCACATTCTCTCAATTTGAGCAGGAGTCACTCTACGAGGCTTGGGAGCGCTACAAAGACTTATTGCTaagatgcccacatcatgagTTGCCTCATGGGTTAGTGGTCCAAATTTTTTACTATGGTTTAATTTCATCTAACCGAACCATGATAGATGCTGCGGCCTGCGGAAATCTGTTGAGGAAAACGGCCGAAGATGGGTATGAGTTACTAGAGGAGttggctgctagcagctatcaccctcaatctgaaaggaacaCTCAGCGAAGGAATGCAGGAGTACACCAAGTAACTGACTTTTTAGCTGTCACCGCACAATTAGAAGCACTCAACAGGAAAATAGACAGCATGAACATAAACGGGACAGCGATGCGCCTGCAagaaatattttgtaaaaaatgCGGAGGAGAGCACTATGTTAAGGACTGTCAAGACAGTGGTCCTTTTTATGTAAATGAGGAGGTACCAGTGAACCAAGTGGGAGTCCACAACCGTCCGAGGAATGATCCGTACTCAAAcacatacaatcctggatggaggcaacatcccaacttctcatggggcgGTCAAAACAGTCAGAATCGACCACAAGGAGGACAATCATATGGGAAACAACCGATGTATAGATCTGATCCTCCTAGAGAAGAGAAGTCCAACCTGGAGCAAATGATGTCTAAGTTTATTTCATCCACTGAAACTAGACTTCAAAACAAAGATGCATCAATAAAAGGGCTTGAGAATCAAATTGGACAGTTGGCCaagatgatagcaa GTAAGTCCTCTAACTCTacaccagcacccactgcacaacCTAAAATTGTTATTcctccaccttttcctgcagcaCTGAAAAAAGCAAAACTAGATGCACAGttcg AtaataagaggaagttggaggatcacaGGACGGTAAAATCGACTGAGAATTGCTCTGCATTGGTACAAAACCAGATCCCACCAAAGCTAaaggatccagggagtttttctatccCCTGCATGATTGGTGGTGATGTTTTTCCTAAAGCGTTATGTGATCTTAGTGCGAGcattaatcttatgcctttatatgtATTCAGGAAACTTGGATTGGGCGAACCTAAACCGACACAGATGTCCTTGCAACTAGCTGATGGATCCGTCAAACATCCACGAGGAGTCAAAGAAGATGTGTTAGTAAAAGTGGGAAAGTTTACATTTTCTAcagattttgtg GATGCTATGAAGGACCCAATGGAAGCCACGCTCACCACTGAATTGAAGGAGGATGAACTTGATgaagaaaaatctgcaagagTGGCGTATGTAATGCCAACCATTAATGGAAGAAGCCAGAAAGGATGA